GTACGACTTCCCCCGGCTGGAGGCGCTGATGCGGCGCCTGGACCTGACCACCGTCCAGCTGGTGCACCGGGCGGGCCCGGCGCTGTTCGACGTACGGGACCCCTTCCCCGTCGGCGGCGTGGTCGAGGACCCGGCGACCGGAGCCGCCGCGGCCGCCTTCGGGGCGTACGCGCGCGAGCTCGGCCTGGCCCCGGCGGACGCCGTGCTCACCCTCCGCCAGGGCGAGGACATGGGACGCCCGGGCGTCCTGACGGTGGAACTCCGCTCCGGTGACTCCCGGGTGCGGGTGGGCGGCAGCGGGGTCCGGATCGGATGAGCCCCGCCCCGCACGCGGCGACGGTGCTGACGTACGCGGAAGCCGAGCTGCCGGCCGGGCTCGCCGCGCAGGTCGCGGCGCTGGAGGCGCAGGCCTGGCCCGGCGCCCGCGCCGGGCACGACCCCGCGCTGGCGCCCCGGGTGATGCTGCTGCTGGACGAGGACGGCACGGTGGCCGCCTCGTTGGCGCTGCTCCACAAGCCGGTCCGGCACGCGGGGCGTACGTACCGCGCCGCCGGGCTGAGCGCGGTGGTGACCCGGGACACCGTGCGGGGCCGCGGGTACGGCGGCCGGCTGGTGGCGGCGGCCCGCGCGGCGCTGGCCGCCGACCCGGACGTGGACCTGGTGCTGTTCAGCTGCGACCGGCCGCTCGTCCCCTTCTACGAGGCGGCCGGCTTCACCCGGCTGCCCGGGACCGTACTGGTCGGCGGGACGCCCGAGGAGCCGCTGGCCACGGACGCGCCCGGCTTCGCCAAGGAGGTCCTGGCCGACTTCCCCGGCCCGGACGCCGATCCCGCGGCCTTCGCGGGAGCGCGGATCGCCCTGTACCCGGGGCTCGTCGACCGCCTCTGGTGACCCGGCCCGGACATGCCGAAGGGGCCCGGATCATCCCGATCCGGGCCCCTTCCGCATGCCTCACGAGCCGCTGGTCCCGCTCTGCGCGGAGACGGGCTCCGCCGGGGCTGCCGCGGCCGTCTTACGGCCGAGCACCCCGAGGAACAGGAGCAGCGTCGGGACCAGGTACGCCGCCCACACCGCGACCTGGAGCCAGGTCGGGTCCGGCTGGAAGTTGAACGTGCCCTTCAGCAGCGTCCCGTACCAGCTGTCCGGCGGGACCGCCGAGGTGACGTCGAAGGCCTTGTTCATGAGGCCGGGCAGGAACTCGGCCTCCTGGAGGTCGTGGACCCCGTACGCGAGCACGCCCGCGGCGACCACGACCAGCATCCCGCCGGTCCAGGTGAAGAACTTGGACAGGTTGATCTTCAGCGCGCCGCGGTAGAACAGCCAGCCCAGCAGGACCGACGAGCCGATCCCGAGCAGCACGCCCACCAGCGGACCCGCGCCGTCACCGGCCGCGTGCACCGACCGCCACACGAACAGCGAGGTCTCCAGGCCCTCCCGGCCGACGGCCAGGAACGCCGTGGTGACCAGGGCGCCCGTGCCCATCGCGAGGGCCGCGTCGAGCTTGCCCTGCAGCTCGGTCTTCATGTGCCGCGCGGTGCGCTTCATCCAGAAGACCATCCACGTCACGAGGCCCACCGAGACGATCGACAGACTGCCGCCGATCGCCTCCTGCGCCTGGAACGTCAGCTCCGAGGTGCCGAATTCGAGCCCCGCGCCGAAGGCCAGGCTGAGCGCGGCCGCGAGGCCGACGCCGAGCCACAGCGGCCCCAGCTTGTCCTTGTTCCCGGTCTTCACCAGGTACGCGATGAGGATGCAGACGACCAGGCTGGCCTCGAGCCCCTCGCGCAGGCCGATCAGATAATTGCTGAACACGTCGGTTCCTTTCCGTGCCGCGGAACTACGCGAACAGCGCCCGGCCCCACCAGTCGTCCTTGTCACGGACGCCCGACGGGACGGCGAACAGCGCCGAGCTCACGTGCTGGATGTACTCGTTGAGCGCGTCGTTCTTGGACAGGTTGCGCTGGATGGGGACGAAGCCCTTGCGGACGTCCCGCTGGTACGCGAGGAAGAACAGGCCCGCGTCGAGCCGGCCCAGTCCGTCCGAACCGTCGGTGAACGAGTAGCCGCGGCGCAGGATGGTGGCACCGCTGTTGCTCTCCGGGTGCGCGAGGCGGACGTGCGCCTGCGGCTTCATCGCCTTCAGGAACGGCTCGTCGCGCTCCTTGGACTTGCCGACCGGCGCACCCTCGGCCTTGTCGCGGCCGAAGATGTCCTCCTGCTCCTGGAGCGGAGTGCGGTCCCAGGTCTCGATGCGCATACGGATCCGGCGGGCGACCAGGTACGAGCCGTCGGCCATCCAGGCCGAGGCGCCCTTGGCCTCGTCGGAGACCCATACGTGCTTGTCGAGGGCGGCGGTGTCGGTGCCCGAGACGTTCCGGGTGCCGTCCTTGAAGCCCATCATGTTGCGCGGGGTCTGCTCGTCCGGGGTGGTGGACGAGGTCTTGCCGAAGCCGAGCTGCGACCAGCGCACCGCCGTCTTGCCGAAGCCGATCCGGGCGAGCTGGCGGATCGCGTGCACCGCGACCTGCGGGTCGTCCGCGCAGGCCTGCACGCAGAGGTCGCCGCCGCTCTTGGCCGGGTCCAGGTTGTCGCCCGGGAACTGCTCCAGGTCGATCAGGGCCTCGGGGCGCATGCCCTCCAGGCCGAACCGGTCCTTGGCGAAGAGCGAGGCGCCGAAGCCGATGGTC
The Streptomyces sp. NBC_01296 DNA segment above includes these coding regions:
- a CDS encoding GNAT family N-acetyltransferase, which produces MSPAPHAATVLTYAEAELPAGLAAQVAALEAQAWPGARAGHDPALAPRVMLLLDEDGTVAASLALLHKPVRHAGRTYRAAGLSAVVTRDTVRGRGYGGRLVAAARAALAADPDVDLVLFSCDRPLVPFYEAAGFTRLPGTVLVGGTPEEPLATDAPGFAKEVLADFPGPDADPAAFAGARIALYPGLVDRLW
- the efeU gene encoding iron uptake transporter permease EfeU; this encodes MFSNYLIGLREGLEASLVVCILIAYLVKTGNKDKLGPLWLGVGLAAALSLAFGAGLEFGTSELTFQAQEAIGGSLSIVSVGLVTWMVFWMKRTARHMKTELQGKLDAALAMGTGALVTTAFLAVGREGLETSLFVWRSVHAAGDGAGPLVGVLLGIGSSVLLGWLFYRGALKINLSKFFTWTGGMLVVVAAGVLAYGVHDLQEAEFLPGLMNKAFDVTSAVPPDSWYGTLLKGTFNFQPDPTWLQVAVWAAYLVPTLLLFLGVLGRKTAAAAPAEPVSAQSGTSGS
- the efeB gene encoding iron uptake transporter deferrochelatase/peroxidase subunit, producing the protein MSDDTITTGGAAEAAAADAAGEATGEATGGPSRRSVLGWGGAGLALGAAAAGGTVAALTDTTDPVPAALSGSAVPFHGKHQAGIASAVQDRLHFAAFDVKTKDRAELVQLLKDWTRAAERMTAGLPVGEGAVGGLPEAPPDDTGEALGLKPSRLTLTIGFGASLFAKDRFGLEGMRPEALIDLEQFPGDNLDPAKSGGDLCVQACADDPQVAVHAIRQLARIGFGKTAVRWSQLGFGKTSSTTPDEQTPRNMMGFKDGTRNVSGTDTAALDKHVWVSDEAKGASAWMADGSYLVARRIRMRIETWDRTPLQEQEDIFGRDKAEGAPVGKSKERDEPFLKAMKPQAHVRLAHPESNSGATILRRGYSFTDGSDGLGRLDAGLFFLAYQRDVRKGFVPIQRNLSKNDALNEYIQHVSSALFAVPSGVRDKDDWWGRALFA